Genomic window (Armatimonadota bacterium):
CCGAAAAGCTGCGCATCCTGGTGCGTGAGAACGGCGTCCGCCGGAGCCGCCAACTGCCCATGATGGAGGAACCACACTCCATCAGGTAGTGCTGCGCGCGGCCATCGCATTCTCGACGCCGCACCTTCCAGGTGCGGCGTCATCATATTCCAGGAGGAGCCCGTGCCCGGCGCGCCCGCTTTGCTGATTGCCAACCCCGGTGCGGGTCGCGGTCGGACTCGGCGCCTGGCCCCCCTGCTCGCACGCGCGCTGGCGGCGCGCTATCTGGAGGTTGATCTCCGATTCACCCGCGACGGCGACGACGCCGCTCACATCGTCCGCGCGGCGGTGGCGGCGGGCTGCGACCGGGTTGTCGTCGCCGGCGGCGACGGCACTATCAACTCCGTCGTCGGCGCGCTCGCTCACACCCCGGTCGCCCTGGGGGTCATCCCCACTGGCATGGCCAACGCCTTCGCGCGCGAGCTGCGCATCCCCCGGGCCTGGCGCCGAGCGTGCGATCTCGCCGCCGGATGGCGTCGCCGCGTGATTGATGTGGCTCGCGCCGGCGATCGCCATTTCGCCCTCATGGCGGGCATCGGCTTCGACGCCCAGGTGGTGGCGCGGGTGAACCCCGCCATCAAGCGGTGGCTGGGGCCCGCGGCCTTCGTGCTCGCGGGCCTGGGGTGCATGCGCCGCTGCCAGCCGGCGCGCGTGTGCTTGCGGTGGGACGGCGGCGAATTCGATCGCCCCGCGTTCGTGGTCGCGGTCGCCAATGGGGCCCACTACACCTACGAGTGGCGCTTGGCACCGGACGCCCGCCTCGACGACGGCTTGCTCGATGTCGTCGTCTTCGGCTGGCACGGGTGGCTCGACCCCGCGGCCCACGTCGTCGGCGCGCTTGTCGGGACCCACCTGCGGCGGCCCGGGGTGACCGCGCTGCGGACGCGGCGCCTGCGGATCGAGTGTGACCCGCCGCTGCCGCTGCACCTGGATGGCGACGCCGCAGGCGTCAGCCCGGTGGAGGTGGAAATCCTGCCCGAGGCGCTCACCGTGTTGGCGCCGGCGCCGCCAGCGGCGACCCGCGCGGCGCGGCACTGTGAGGTGGCCAGGCACGACTCATGAGCGCCGACGAACGCGAGCCCGCCCCCGCCTGGACCGCCAACGCCGGCCCCCGTATCGGCACCGACGAGGCGGGCAAGGGGGACTACTTCGGATACCTGGTGGTGGGCGCAGTGTACGTCGAGCCATCGCAGGAGGCGTCACTGCGAGAGCTCGGCGTGCGCGATTCCAAGCGCATGTCCGACCAGGTGGCGCGGCGGCTGGCAGGCGAGATCGTGGCGCGGGTGCCGTCCGAGATCGTGCGCATTTCCCCGCGGCGCTACAACGAGTTCTACACGAAGCTGCGCAACCTCAACCACCTGCTGGCGTGGGCGCACGCCCGCGCGATCGAGAATCTCCTGGCGCGCGCGCCCGCCCCCCTGGTGGTGTCGGACCAGTTCGGCGACGAGCAGCGGCTGCGGCAGGCGCTGATGCGCAAGGGGCGCCGGGTGACGCTGGTGCAGGCGCCGCACGCGGAGCGGGAGGTGGCGGTCGCCGCAGCGTCGGTCGTGGCCCGCGCCGCCTTCCTGGAGACGCTGGAGGCGCTATCCGCGCGCGTGGGGGTGGCCCTGCCCAAGGGCGCGACTCACGTCATCGCTACGGCCCGCGAGATCCGACGCCGGGGCGGCGACGAGCTACTGGCGGAGGTCGCTAAGCTGCACTTTCGCGTGACGCAGCAGGCGCGGCAAGGCGATTCATAGTCAGGGATCACGCGGTTCGCTGTCGGCCGACAATTGAACCGCGAACAGCAGTTCCGGGCGATTACACGGCGTGTCGCGCGGGCAAGGATTGCCGCCGGCGCCGCGGTGAGCGCCGGCAGGTCCCCCCGGCCGCACTTGCGCGGGCGGTGGAAAATCTGTATTGTATTAGCGCCGTTCGTCCATTGTGGGCGCGATTCCGGTGAAGTCGCGGTTACCTCGCCCCGCCCGGTCGGGGCACCCATTCCGAAAGGAGCGGCAGCGGTCCCAGCGCGATCGGAGCAATGGGAAAGTCCCTGATCATCGTCGAGTCCCCCGCCAAGACGCGCACTTTGCGCGGCTTCGTGGGCCCCGGCTACGAGATAGCTGCCTCCATGGGGCATGTCCGCGACCTCCCGCCCAAGCGGTTGGGGGTGGATGTCGAACATGATTTTGCCCCCGAGTACGAGCCCCTGGCCGACCGCAAGGCCGCCCTGGCGGAGCTGCGCAAGCAGGTCAAGGCGGCCGCCGCCGTCTATCTCGCCTCCGACCCGGACCGCGAGGGCGAGGCCATCGCCTGGCACCTGGCCCAAGCGCTCAAGCTCAAGGAGCCCAGGCGCATCGAGTTCAACGAGATCACCAAGCGCGCGGTGCAGCACGCCCTGGAGCATCCGCGCGACATAGATATGCGGCGCGTTGACGCCCAGCAGGCGCGGCGCGTCCTGGATCGCCTGGTGGGCTACAAGCTGAGCCCGCTATTGTGGCGCAAGCTGCGGCGCAACGCCCGCAGCGCCGGGCGCGTGCAGTCGGTCACGGTAAAGCTGGTATGTGACCGGGAGCGCGAGATCGAGGCCTTCCAACCCCAGGAGCACTGGGACATCTTCGCCGACCTCACCCCCGGCGGGGATGACCAGGCATTCCGCGCCAAGCTCGTAGCAGTCGCCGGCGAAAAGGCCAAGGTTGGTGATGGCGAACGGGCGTTGTCCATCGCCGAAGATGCGCGCAAGCAGAGCTACGAAGTCGCGCGGATCAAGCGCGCCGACCGCAGCCTTCGCCCGGCGCCGCCGTTCATCACCTCGACCCTGCAGCAAGAGGCCTCCGCGCGCCTGGGCATGGCCCCGCGGCGGACGATGGTGGTGGCGCAGCAGCTCTACGAAGGGATTGAGCTGGGTGCGGAGGGCTCGGTCGGCCTCATTACCTACATGCGAACCGACTCCACGCGCGTCGCCCAGGATGCGCAGGCCGAAGCGCGGGAGTACATCACGAGCTCGTTCGGCGCCGGCTACGTGCCCGAGCGCCCGCGCCAGTTTGCCGCGCGCAAGGGCGCCCAGGAGGCGCACGAAGCCATCCGCCCGACCTATGTCGCGCACAGCCCCGATGCCGTCGCGCAATACCTCGACCGCGACCAGTTGCGGCTGTACCGGCTGATCTGGTCGAGGTTTGTGGCCAGCCAGATGGCCGACGCGGTGCTGGATGTGATGGTGGTTGACGCGGCGGGCGGGCCCTATCTCTTCCGCGTTACCGGGCAGGCGGTGCGGTTCGCGGGCTTCATGCGGGTCTACTCGCCGCTCAAGGCGCAGGGGGAAGAGGGCGCGGAGATGAAGCTGCCGCCGCTGCAGGACGGGCAAGCGCTGACCCTGCTCAACCTGGACATGACCCAGAAGTTCACCCAGCCGCCGCCGCGCTATACCGAGGCGAGCCTGGTGCGCGTGCTGGAGTCAAAGGGCATCGGCCGTCCCAGCACCTACGCGCCGATCCTCGGCACCATCCGCGAACGCGGCTACGTTTACCTGGACGATGAGAAGCCGAAGCACCTGCGCCCGACCGACCTCGGGTTGGTGGTCACCGATCAGCTCGCGGAGCACTTCCCGCGCATCATGAACGTGCAGTTCACGGCCACGGTCGAGGAGCAGCTCGACCGCGTGGAGCAGGGCGAGAACGACTGGGTGCAACTGCTGCGCGAGTTCTACGGGCCGTTCGCAGAGTCCCTGGCGCGGGCCGAAGAGAACATGGGCGCGGCGCCGGTGCCGCCCGCGCCCGAAGTCGCGCCCACTCCAGAGGCGACGCCTACGCTCGCCGCGCCGGAAGTGGCAGGCGCGCCCGCGCAACCCGCGCCGGAAACCGAACCGCCTTTGCCCTTCATCACCCGCAAGGGAACGGTCACAGAGGATAGCCTAGGAAAGTGCGCGACGGTAGTTGACGCGAGCGACCTGTCGCTCCTGAAGGTCGGGAACGAGCGAGGGACAGAGTACCCGGTTGGCCGCAAGGCCGTGCGCCGCATTGTCTCATCTCTCAAGCCTGCCCCGCCGCCGCCGTCGCTCGCGCAAGAGGCCTCGCCGGAAGTGACGCCTAGGCCCGCCGCCCCGCTGGAGCCTGTGCAGGCCGCGCCGACCGCTGCGCGCTCGGCGCGCATGCCCGCGCGGGAGACGCTGGAGAAGTGCCCGCAGTGCGGAAAGGCGCTAGTGGTACGCGTCGGCAAGCGCGGGCCCTTCATGGCTTGCAGCGGCTACCCTGAATGCCGCTACACCGCGCCGGTGGGGGACGACGGCGCCAGTCCCGCTCTGTCCCAGCCGACGGACGAGGTGTGCGCGGAGTGCGGGAAACCGATGCTCGTGCGCACCGGCCGGCGGGGGCCGTTCCTGGGGTGTTCGGGGTACCCGGAATGCAAGCACACGGGGCCGCTGGCCAAGGAGGGCGCAACCGGCACGCCGGATGATGAGGGACCGCAGGCGGAGCAGGCGAGGGCCGCGCAGAAGCAATGCCCGGAGTGCGGCAAGCCGATGACGGTTCGCCACAGCCGTCGGGGCGCCTTTCTGGGGTGCAGCGGTTACCCGACATGCCGCCACACCGAACCGCTGGCCGCAGGCGACAGGCAGCGGCCGCAGCGCGAGCCGCCGCGGCCCACGGGCGAGACTTGCGATCAGTGCGGCAAGCCGATGGTTGTACGCGGGGGAAGACGGGGGGGCTTCGTCGGATGTTCGGGCTATCCCAAATGCCGCAACACGCGCCCGATTCCCACATCGGCGGCCGGCGAGTCTGGCCCGGAGCCGGCGGGAAGTGCGGTTGATGATTCATAGACGAAACGATGCTTGACGCAGGCGCATAGCTCGCCTGCCGCGGCAGGAGAGTGCCCGTCGTGATCTGTCAGCGTTGCGGCGCAGTCAATTCCTCCGAACGGCGCACGTGCGCCCGCTGCGGCCTCTCCCTGGGCGCGCCGCGGCAGCGTTCGCGGCGCCGCATGACGGCGTCGCGGCGGCGGGCGTTCTGGCGCGGCGTCACCGTCGGGCTTATCGGCGCCGGCGCCGCCTACGGATACGGCCGCCTCTCCAGCTTGCACGTCGGCGCCGCCGGCTACTATGCCCCGGCGCTGGCAGCGATCGGCGGGGTGGCGGGAGCGCTGATCGGGTATGTCCCGCGCGTGGCATGGCTTGTGTTGCTGCGCGGCGCGCTCATCCTGTGGCTGGCGCTGGCGCGCGGCATCGCTGCGCGCAAGATTCGACGCCCGATGGGCGCGCAGCGACGCGCCATGGAGGACGGTGGCGCCAGCGCGGACGGCCACCATCGCCTCGCGATGCTGGAGTGGATCTCGGGGCAACCTGCACGGGCTATGGAGAATATGCAGTCCGCCCTTGCCCTCGATCCCGACAATCCCGTCGCCTGGCACAACATGGGGGTCATGGCGGCCGTTGACGGGCAGAGCGAGACCGCGATCGATCTGCTTCAGCGCGCGGTCCCGCATCTGGGCGCGTCGCCAACTGCTTACTCCAATCTGGCCGGGGTCTTGATCGGAGCCGGCCGCTACGAGCACGCGCTGAGCGCGGCGGAGACCGGGCTGCGCGCCGACGACCGCCACCCGGCGCTGCGCCAGCAGCGGGCGGTGCTCCTGGCGCAGCAGCGCAGGCACGAGGAGGCGGTGCGCGACCTCGAGTACGCGGTCACCGCTACGCCGCGACTGGCCGCGATGCACAACAACCTGGGCGTCATGTACCGGGCCCAGAGCGATGATGCGGCGGCGCTCGCGCAGTTCCGCCTGGCGCTGCGCTATGATCCCGGCTACGCCGTCGCCAGCTACAACCTCGGGGTGTACCACGCGGCGCGCGGCGAGTTCGCAGAAGCCGCGGAGCGGCTGCAGTCCGCCCTGCGCGACACGCCCACGCATGCGCGAGCCCACGCCACGCTCGGTATCGCATACTACGGCATGGGGCGGGTCGAGCCGGCGACGACGTACACGAGGCGTGCGGTCGAGCTCTCCGCGGCTGATTTCGAGGTCCGCTACAGCTACGGGACCATGCTCCTCAACGAGGGTCACGTGGACCTTGCCGTGCACGAGTTGGAGCGCGCGCGCGAACTGCACCCGCGCAATGCCGACGTGCTCGTGAACCTGGGCCTGGCGACCTATCTCAAGGGCAAGCTGCCGGCCGCGCTGGCCCACTTCCGCACCGCGGCGGAGGCCAACCCTCAGCACGCCATCGCTCACTACAACACCGGCCTCACTTGCGATTCGCTGCAACTCCTGGCCGAGGCTCAGGACCGGTTCCAGCGGGCGATCGAGCTCCGGGGCGATCTCGCGGAGGCGCACAATAACCTGGGCGCGGTGGATGTGGCGCAGGGGCTGACGGTGGATTCGGTGGAGCATCTCGCGCGCGCAGTGGATCTGCTGCCGGCGAGCGCCATGCCGCTGTCAAACCTGGGCCTGGCGTACTACCTGGAGGGCGACGCCGATGCCGCCGAACGCGCCCTCAAGCGCGCATTGGCGACCGATCCCGACCTGCCCTCCGTCTGCGACGTGCTGGGCCACACCTACAGGGATAAGGGCAACCTGCCGGGCGCCATCGAGCAGTGGGAGAAGCTGACCCAACTCGAGCCCCTTAATCCCGATGCCTACACCAACCTCGGCCTCGTTTACTTCAAGAAGGAGATGATGAAGGAGGCGATTGCCTGCCTGCGCAAGGTGCTCACCTTCACTCCCCATTCCGCCGAGGCCCACAACAATGTGGGGCTGGCGTACGCGCGCAATCGCCAGCTCGACGAAGCCGTCTACCACCTCGGCCGCGTGCTCGACATGCGCCCCAACGACCCCATCACCCACAGCAACTACGGGCTGGCGCTGTATTTCAAGGGGGAGGCGGAGAAGGCGACCTACGAGTGGATGGAGGTCACCCGGCTGTCGCCAGC
Coding sequences:
- the rnhC gene encoding ribonuclease HIII, producing the protein MSADEREPAPAWTANAGPRIGTDEAGKGDYFGYLVVGAVYVEPSQEASLRELGVRDSKRMSDQVARRLAGEIVARVPSEIVRISPRRYNEFYTKLRNLNHLLAWAHARAIENLLARAPAPLVVSDQFGDEQRLRQALMRKGRRVTLVQAPHAEREVAVAAASVVARAAFLETLEALSARVGVALPKGATHVIATAREIRRRGGDELLAEVAKLHFRVTQQARQGDS
- a CDS encoding diacylglycerol kinase family protein — encoded protein: MPGAPALLIANPGAGRGRTRRLAPLLARALAARYLEVDLRFTRDGDDAAHIVRAAVAAGCDRVVVAGGDGTINSVVGALAHTPVALGVIPTGMANAFARELRIPRAWRRACDLAAGWRRRVIDVARAGDRHFALMAGIGFDAQVVARVNPAIKRWLGPAAFVLAGLGCMRRCQPARVCLRWDGGEFDRPAFVVAVANGAHYTYEWRLAPDARLDDGLLDVVVFGWHGWLDPAAHVVGALVGTHLRRPGVTALRTRRLRIECDPPLPLHLDGDAAGVSPVEVEILPEALTVLAPAPPAATRAARHCEVARHDS
- the topA gene encoding type I DNA topoisomerase, coding for MGKSLIIVESPAKTRTLRGFVGPGYEIAASMGHVRDLPPKRLGVDVEHDFAPEYEPLADRKAALAELRKQVKAAAAVYLASDPDREGEAIAWHLAQALKLKEPRRIEFNEITKRAVQHALEHPRDIDMRRVDAQQARRVLDRLVGYKLSPLLWRKLRRNARSAGRVQSVTVKLVCDREREIEAFQPQEHWDIFADLTPGGDDQAFRAKLVAVAGEKAKVGDGERALSIAEDARKQSYEVARIKRADRSLRPAPPFITSTLQQEASARLGMAPRRTMVVAQQLYEGIELGAEGSVGLITYMRTDSTRVAQDAQAEAREYITSSFGAGYVPERPRQFAARKGAQEAHEAIRPTYVAHSPDAVAQYLDRDQLRLYRLIWSRFVASQMADAVLDVMVVDAAGGPYLFRVTGQAVRFAGFMRVYSPLKAQGEEGAEMKLPPLQDGQALTLLNLDMTQKFTQPPPRYTEASLVRVLESKGIGRPSTYAPILGTIRERGYVYLDDEKPKHLRPTDLGLVVTDQLAEHFPRIMNVQFTATVEEQLDRVEQGENDWVQLLREFYGPFAESLARAEENMGAAPVPPAPEVAPTPEATPTLAAPEVAGAPAQPAPETEPPLPFITRKGTVTEDSLGKCATVVDASDLSLLKVGNERGTEYPVGRKAVRRIVSSLKPAPPPPSLAQEASPEVTPRPAAPLEPVQAAPTAARSARMPARETLEKCPQCGKALVVRVGKRGPFMACSGYPECRYTAPVGDDGASPALSQPTDEVCAECGKPMLVRTGRRGPFLGCSGYPECKHTGPLAKEGATGTPDDEGPQAEQARAAQKQCPECGKPMTVRHSRRGAFLGCSGYPTCRHTEPLAAGDRQRPQREPPRPTGETCDQCGKPMVVRGGRRGGFVGCSGYPKCRNTRPIPTSAAGESGPEPAGSAVDDS
- a CDS encoding tetratricopeptide repeat protein, which codes for MICQRCGAVNSSERRTCARCGLSLGAPRQRSRRRMTASRRRAFWRGVTVGLIGAGAAYGYGRLSSLHVGAAGYYAPALAAIGGVAGALIGYVPRVAWLVLLRGALILWLALARGIAARKIRRPMGAQRRAMEDGGASADGHHRLAMLEWISGQPARAMENMQSALALDPDNPVAWHNMGVMAAVDGQSETAIDLLQRAVPHLGASPTAYSNLAGVLIGAGRYEHALSAAETGLRADDRHPALRQQRAVLLAQQRRHEEAVRDLEYAVTATPRLAAMHNNLGVMYRAQSDDAAALAQFRLALRYDPGYAVASYNLGVYHAARGEFAEAAERLQSALRDTPTHARAHATLGIAYYGMGRVEPATTYTRRAVELSAADFEVRYSYGTMLLNEGHVDLAVHELERARELHPRNADVLVNLGLATYLKGKLPAALAHFRTAAEANPQHAIAHYNTGLTCDSLQLLAEAQDRFQRAIELRGDLAEAHNNLGAVDVAQGLTVDSVEHLARAVDLLPASAMPLSNLGLAYYLEGDADAAERALKRALATDPDLPSVCDVLGHTYRDKGNLPGAIEQWEKLTQLEPLNPDAYTNLGLVYFKKEMMKEAIACLRKVLTFTPHSAEAHNNVGLAYARNRQLDEAVYHLGRVLDMRPNDPITHSNYGLALYFKGEAEKATYEWMEVTRLSPAYARARAPTRLQQYDESLMAVRPLDKLARLMRFPARSAPFHYNFEMAWSQEFHLHIPWADIESARRWAARCSAVAERVRRLHVV